One stretch of Nocardia mangyaensis DNA includes these proteins:
- a CDS encoding serine/threonine-protein kinase, protein MLANGDVFAGYVIERQLGRGGMGSVYLAKHPRLPRMTALKLLNREMFFDQEVRARFEREADLVSRLDHPNIVTVYDRGLDDEQLWISMQFIDGIDAASVDPQTLPPARALQIVKETADALDYAHGMGVLHRDVKPANILLARSGAGRGERVYLTDFGIARLRDDTGHLTQTGTFTATLAYASPEQLTGASLDHRSDQYSLACTLFWLFTGAGPFTATNPAAVIQGHLQQPPPALSSVRPGLPYALDAVLAKAMAKRPDDRFDTCSDFASAAIAALNNPSTPGLPLAGPRPGTGGAMPITGGPRPTTGGAIPQTGSPYPLAAQGPMTGGPMGTAGPMGRSGPMTGGPMTANQTPSPSTGGAPTQNPYTQQSRPQYPAPPTPPRPPVPAPYGQYAQGPRPPSKSNTGMILGIVGAVVLVIVLLIAIGIATSGDNSGGDTTTTTPSTSAAAVQVTPDADAISAAFGRMVPADTDGETGYNSAKCWETDTGYTPSANRGDPDFGAWVWQWRCYDGGGGSGDDPFYRFYVYNSAADVQAVIDGLPTNIKSVDTNGGKQYTNYKYTDNGNKIITVFTGEPDRAQFLMFTDGYGDADDVLRWWRSAPLN, encoded by the coding sequence ATGCTGGCCAACGGAGATGTCTTCGCAGGCTACGTCATCGAACGCCAACTCGGCCGTGGTGGCATGGGTTCGGTCTATCTCGCCAAGCATCCTCGCCTACCGCGGATGACCGCGCTGAAGCTGCTCAATCGCGAGATGTTCTTCGATCAGGAGGTGCGGGCACGGTTCGAACGGGAGGCGGATCTGGTCTCGCGCCTGGATCACCCGAACATCGTCACCGTCTACGACCGCGGCCTCGACGACGAACAACTGTGGATCTCCATGCAGTTCATCGATGGGATCGACGCCGCCTCGGTGGACCCACAGACGCTACCGCCCGCCCGCGCGCTGCAGATCGTCAAGGAAACCGCCGACGCGCTGGACTACGCGCACGGCATGGGTGTGCTGCACCGCGACGTGAAACCGGCCAACATCCTGCTCGCCCGCTCGGGCGCCGGTCGCGGCGAACGGGTCTACCTCACCGACTTCGGCATCGCCCGACTGCGCGATGACACCGGCCATCTCACCCAGACCGGCACCTTCACCGCGACCCTGGCCTATGCCTCGCCCGAACAGCTCACCGGCGCCTCACTCGATCACCGTTCCGATCAGTATTCGCTGGCCTGCACGCTGTTCTGGCTGTTCACCGGGGCGGGTCCGTTCACCGCGACCAATCCGGCCGCCGTCATCCAAGGCCACCTGCAGCAACCGCCGCCGGCGCTGAGCAGTGTGCGGCCGGGCTTGCCGTATGCCCTCGACGCCGTGCTGGCCAAGGCGATGGCCAAGCGTCCCGACGACCGCTTCGACACCTGTTCGGATTTCGCGAGCGCCGCGATCGCCGCGCTGAACAATCCGAGCACGCCGGGCCTGCCGCTGGCCGGACCCCGGCCCGGCACCGGCGGTGCGATGCCGATCACGGGCGGTCCGCGACCGACCACCGGTGGCGCGATCCCGCAGACCGGTTCGCCGTATCCCCTTGCGGCACAGGGTCCGATGACCGGTGGTCCGATGGGCACCGCCGGGCCGATGGGGCGCTCGGGCCCGATGACCGGTGGTCCGATGACCGCCAACCAGACACCCTCCCCGTCGACCGGTGGCGCGCCGACGCAGAACCCGTACACCCAGCAGTCCCGGCCGCAGTACCCCGCACCGCCCACCCCGCCGCGGCCGCCCGTGCCCGCACCGTATGGCCAGTACGCGCAGGGGCCGCGCCCGCCGTCGAAGTCCAATACCGGGATGATCCTCGGCATCGTCGGCGCCGTGGTCCTGGTGATCGTCCTGCTGATCGCCATCGGCATCGCGACCAGCGGTGACAATTCCGGCGGTGACACCACCACCACGACACCGTCGACGAGCGCGGCGGCCGTCCAGGTCACCCCCGACGCCGACGCGATCAGCGCGGCGTTCGGCCGGATGGTGCCCGCCGACACCGACGGCGAGACCGGCTACAACAGCGCCAAGTGCTGGGAGACCGACACCGGCTACACCCCCTCGGCCAACCGCGGCGACCCCGATTTCGGTGCCTGGGTCTGGCAGTGGCGGTGCTACGACGGCGGCGGTGGCTCCGGCGACGACCCGTTCTACCGGTTCTATGTCTACAACTCCGCCGCCGACGTGCAGGCGGTGATCGACGGGCTGCCCACCAATATCAAGTCCGTCGACACCAACGGCGGTAAGCAGTACACCAACTACAAGTACACCGACAACGGGAACAAGATCATCACCGTGTTCACCGGTGAGCCCGACCGCGCCCAGTTCCTGATGTTCACCGATGGCTACGGTGACGCCGACGACGTGCTGCGCTGGTGGCGCTCGGCACCGCTGAACTGA
- a CDS encoding serine/threonine-protein kinase → MIDEGGVFAGYTIERLLGRGGMGSVYLARHPRLPRRTAMKLLNRELFFDTEIRARFEREADLVARLEHPNIVTVYDRGVDNDQLWISMRYIDGSDASSLPAPVEPARAVRIVAETGAALDFAHSRGVLHRDVKPANILIEPVEGGERVYLTDFGIARLHDDRSAKLTQTGTFTATLAFASPEQLSGVALDGRADQYSLACTLYRLLTGTTPFEAPNPVAVIQGHLQQAPPRASTARPGLPAALDAVLARAMAKHPQDRFGSCAEFAAAAAHALTDSAPPHSFPGTPATMTYPPNSPYTPAPGYPMAGMAPFGPEPAGNPSWPLRNASAATPPERTSRWQASPVAWAAFILLLGLVGWLIVNQFTGPAEGSSAQGGQESSAVPTTSAAQPPSTTTTVPTTDRQTIGARAAKLSDQFPRMLPHTTADTLVHAGSGLGGAGCFAYDRATANRDPEDAGMGDWLVMWRCFGGGNRATYEFFLYPSADAATLAISGLPANDERPAVHNGRDYTNFVLHNSQTRSPRMVTRFDADPARAAMLMHSRGFIATEDQLFDWWHAAPLD, encoded by the coding sequence ATGATCGACGAGGGCGGTGTCTTCGCCGGGTACACCATCGAGCGGCTGCTCGGCCGTGGCGGCATGGGCTCGGTGTATCTGGCGCGTCACCCCCGGCTGCCCCGGCGCACCGCGATGAAGCTGCTGAACCGGGAGTTGTTCTTCGACACCGAGATCCGGGCCAGGTTCGAGCGCGAGGCCGATCTGGTGGCGCGGCTCGAGCATCCGAACATCGTCACCGTCTACGACCGCGGGGTCGACAACGATCAGCTGTGGATCTCGATGCGCTACATCGATGGTTCCGACGCGTCCTCGCTGCCCGCCCCGGTCGAGCCCGCGCGGGCGGTGCGTATCGTCGCCGAAACCGGCGCGGCACTGGACTTCGCGCACAGCCGGGGTGTGCTGCACCGCGACGTGAAACCGGCCAACATCCTGATCGAGCCGGTCGAGGGCGGCGAGCGGGTCTACCTCACCGACTTCGGCATCGCCCGCCTGCACGACGACAGGTCCGCCAAGCTCACCCAGACCGGAACCTTCACCGCCACCCTGGCTTTCGCCTCCCCCGAACAGCTCTCGGGCGTTGCCCTCGACGGCCGTGCCGACCAGTACTCCCTGGCTTGTACCCTCTACCGATTGCTCACCGGCACAACACCGTTCGAGGCGCCCAACCCGGTCGCGGTGATCCAGGGCCACCTACAACAGGCACCACCCCGCGCCAGCACCGCTCGCCCCGGACTCCCGGCCGCGCTGGACGCGGTCCTGGCCAGAGCCATGGCAAAACACCCACAAGACCGCTTCGGCTCCTGCGCCGAGTTCGCCGCCGCAGCAGCCCATGCCCTCACCGATTCCGCTCCACCGCATTCATTTCCGGGCACACCGGCGACCATGACCTACCCACCGAACTCGCCCTACACGCCCGCGCCCGGCTACCCGATGGCAGGCATGGCGCCGTTCGGCCCCGAGCCGGCGGGAAACCCATCGTGGCCCCTGCGCAATGCCTCGGCAGCCACGCCGCCCGAACGCACCTCCCGCTGGCAGGCCTCACCGGTGGCGTGGGCCGCGTTCATCCTGCTGCTCGGACTCGTCGGCTGGCTGATCGTCAACCAGTTCACCGGCCCCGCGGAGGGTTCGTCGGCGCAGGGCGGCCAGGAATCCAGTGCGGTACCTACAACATCCGCCGCGCAGCCACCGTCGACCACCACCACCGTGCCGACGACCGACCGGCAGACCATCGGCGCCCGTGCCGCGAAGCTCAGCGATCAGTTCCCGCGCATGCTGCCGCACACCACGGCCGACACCCTGGTGCACGCGGGGTCGGGGCTGGGCGGTGCGGGCTGCTTCGCCTATGACCGCGCCACCGCCAACCGTGATCCCGAGGACGCCGGCATGGGCGACTGGCTGGTCATGTGGCGCTGTTTCGGCGGCGGCAACAGGGCCACCTACGAGTTCTTCCTCTACCCGTCGGCCGATGCGGCGACGCTGGCGATCTCGGGCCTGCCCGCCAACGACGAGCGCCCGGCCGTGCACAACGGCCGCGACTACACGAATTTCGTCCTGCACAACAGCCAGACCAGGTCCCCCCGCATGGTCACCCGCTTCGATGCCGACCCCGCCCGCGCCGCCATGCTCATGCACAGCCGCGGCTTCATCGCCACCGAAGACCAGCTGTTCGACTGGTGGCACGCCGCGCCCCTCGACTAG
- a CDS encoding GNAT family N-acetyltransferase: MRIDITSDAARFLAEARALLRGDPLRHTVIATTAVNQAEGRSGAMATRLLTVRDGETVGMAMCTQGSVYLGELPADSVSAVADAFVADGVALRSVEGAVADADAFAAHWSKVGGGSYRRRYSTRLFRLGELRVPAARTAPQRPGAEGSLGVPTAAGELHVPAVAGAARRATGDDVVVCLELVRAFAAESGAPLRLDETAVRRRVESGWWWLWEHAGTPVTLVARQAAVLGWARIGPVYTPPGLRGNGFASALTATVAAEIRAEGADACLFTDLANPTSNKIYQAIGFEPVRDFVHHTLSPDLDH, translated from the coding sequence GTGCGCATCGACATCACCAGTGACGCCGCCCGGTTCCTCGCCGAGGCCCGAGCGCTGCTGCGCGGGGACCCCCTGCGTCATACGGTGATCGCCACGACCGCCGTGAACCAGGCCGAGGGGCGTTCCGGCGCGATGGCGACGCGCTTGCTGACGGTCCGCGACGGCGAGACCGTCGGCATGGCGATGTGCACCCAGGGCTCGGTGTACCTGGGCGAGCTTCCCGCGGACAGCGTGTCGGCCGTCGCCGACGCGTTCGTGGCCGATGGTGTGGCCTTGCGCAGCGTGGAAGGCGCTGTCGCGGACGCCGATGCCTTCGCCGCGCACTGGTCGAAGGTCGGTGGCGGCAGCTATCGCCGGAGATACTCGACGCGCCTGTTCCGGCTCGGCGAACTGCGCGTGCCAGCAGCCAGGACTGCGCCACAAAGGCCAGGGGCCGAGGGCTCGCTGGGGGTACCCACGGCTGCGGGGGAGCTGCACGTGCCCGCGGTCGCGGGGGCGGCTCGCCGGGCCACCGGGGACGATGTCGTTGTCTGTCTCGAGCTGGTCCGGGCGTTCGCGGCGGAGAGCGGAGCGCCGCTGCGTCTGGACGAGACGGCGGTGCGCAGGCGGGTCGAGAGCGGGTGGTGGTGGCTGTGGGAACACGCCGGTACGCCGGTCACCCTCGTCGCCCGGCAGGCCGCGGTCCTCGGCTGGGCCAGGATCGGCCCGGTCTACACGCCGCCGGGCCTGCGCGGCAACGGTTTCGCGAGCGCGCTCACCGCCACCGTCGCGGCCGAGATCCGCGCGGAGGGCGCCGATGCCTGCCTGTTCACCGACCTCGCCAACCCCACCTCGAACAAGATCTACCAGGCGATCGGCTTCGAGCCGGTGCGCGACTTCGTCCACCACACCCTGTCCCCTGACCTGGATCATTGA
- a CDS encoding acyl-CoA dehydrogenase family protein has product MDLALTDEQTMLRDTVRELLHRFYDGEALAKAGETDPGWNRTVWKQLADLGVLGLTIPEDDGGVGAGPVEVMLVQEELGRALAPEPVLDAVVIPAELLKLTGSAEQKQRLLPALAAGTTLLAFAHNEPGQRWPSTELTTTATADGDGYTLTGVKNPVLHGDVADELIVSAVLPGGGVGLLLVDPDQAGVHRRTYRTFDGRRGAQFDFDGATAALLGDTVDAAEPIALVQGYAQAALCAESVGAMEVALTLTTEYLKTRKQFGVTLSKFQTLTQRAADCYVSLELARSMSLFATAALADGGNDPVVASRARLQVGKSAEHIGQEAIQMHGGIGVTAEYPVSHYVARLTAIGQTLGGALEHRRVLADRVGGYDLPEL; this is encoded by the coding sequence ATGGATCTGGCACTGACCGACGAACAGACGATGCTGCGCGACACCGTGCGCGAGCTGCTGCACCGCTTCTACGACGGCGAGGCATTGGCCAAGGCGGGCGAGACCGACCCGGGCTGGAACCGCACGGTCTGGAAGCAGCTCGCCGATCTGGGCGTGCTCGGCCTGACCATTCCCGAGGACGACGGCGGCGTCGGCGCGGGCCCGGTCGAGGTGATGCTGGTCCAAGAGGAACTGGGCCGCGCCCTCGCCCCGGAACCGGTGCTCGACGCGGTGGTGATCCCGGCCGAGCTGCTGAAGCTGACCGGCAGCGCGGAGCAGAAGCAACGTCTGCTGCCCGCCCTGGCGGCGGGCACGACCCTGCTCGCCTTCGCGCACAACGAGCCGGGCCAGCGCTGGCCCTCGACCGAGCTGACCACCACGGCGACGGCCGACGGCGACGGCTACACGCTGACGGGCGTGAAGAATCCGGTGCTGCACGGCGATGTGGCCGACGAGCTGATCGTCAGCGCGGTGCTGCCCGGCGGCGGTGTGGGACTGTTGCTGGTCGATCCGGACCAGGCCGGTGTGCACCGGCGTACCTACCGCACCTTCGACGGTCGCCGGGGCGCGCAGTTCGATTTCGACGGCGCCACCGCCGCGTTGCTCGGCGACACCGTCGACGCCGCCGAGCCGATCGCGCTCGTCCAGGGGTACGCGCAGGCGGCGCTGTGCGCGGAATCGGTGGGGGCGATGGAGGTGGCGCTCACGCTGACCACGGAATACCTGAAGACCCGCAAGCAGTTCGGCGTGACGCTGTCGAAGTTCCAGACGCTGACCCAGCGCGCGGCCGACTGCTACGTCTCGCTGGAACTGGCCCGCAGCATGAGCCTGTTCGCCACCGCGGCGCTGGCCGATGGCGGCAACGATCCGGTGGTGGCCTCACGGGCGCGACTGCAGGTCGGCAAGTCGGCCGAGCACATCGGGCAGGAGGCGATCCAGATGCACGGCGGCATCGGCGTCACCGCGGAGTATCCGGTGAGCCACTACGTCGCCCGGCTGACCGCGATCGGACAGACCCTCGGCGGGGCCCTCGAGCACCGTCGGGTACTGGCCGATCGGGTGGGCGGCTACGACCTGCCGGAGCTGTAG
- a CDS encoding acyl-CoA dehydrogenase family protein: MKLALSPEELSFRDELRHFYRTEIPVEIRDRVKYGHELSRDDIVTANKILNDNGLAVPNWPPAWGGKDWTPMQRHLWLDEMQLASVPEPLTFNASMVGPVIAQFGSEELKQRFLPPTAALDIWWCQGFSEPDAGSDLASLRTTAVRDGDSYIVNGQKIWTTLGQYADWIFCLVRTDPNAPKKQAGISFLLFDVKTPGVTMRPIKLIDGSYEVNEVFFENVRVPADQLVGEENQGWTYAKFLLGNERTSITGIGKTKVKIGLAKDYARGTRTGHGTLLEDPVFAARVAELENELLALELTQLRVVSNSVDGKPNPASSVLKLRGSELQQAATELLLEIAGPDALPVDADGIASPGWAQHTGPGYLNYRKVTIYGGSSEVQRSIISSTILGL, encoded by the coding sequence ATGAAGTTAGCCCTGTCCCCTGAAGAGCTCTCCTTCCGCGACGAGCTCCGGCACTTCTATCGCACCGAGATCCCGGTCGAGATCCGTGACCGCGTGAAATACGGCCACGAACTGTCCCGCGACGACATCGTCACCGCGAACAAGATCCTCAACGACAACGGCCTCGCCGTGCCGAACTGGCCGCCTGCCTGGGGCGGCAAGGACTGGACGCCGATGCAGCGTCACCTCTGGCTCGACGAGATGCAGCTGGCCTCGGTCCCCGAACCGCTCACCTTCAACGCCTCCATGGTCGGCCCGGTGATCGCGCAATTCGGTTCCGAGGAACTCAAGCAGCGGTTCCTCCCGCCCACCGCCGCGCTCGACATCTGGTGGTGTCAGGGCTTTTCCGAGCCCGACGCGGGGTCGGATCTGGCCTCGCTGCGCACCACCGCCGTGCGCGACGGCGACTCCTACATCGTCAACGGCCAGAAGATCTGGACCACCCTCGGCCAGTACGCCGACTGGATCTTCTGTCTGGTGCGCACCGACCCGAACGCGCCGAAGAAGCAGGCGGGCATCTCCTTCCTGCTCTTCGACGTGAAGACCCCCGGTGTCACCATGCGCCCGATCAAGCTGATCGACGGCAGCTACGAGGTGAACGAGGTCTTCTTCGAGAACGTCCGGGTGCCCGCCGACCAGCTCGTCGGCGAGGAGAACCAGGGCTGGACCTACGCGAAGTTCCTGCTCGGCAACGAACGCACCTCCATCACCGGCATCGGCAAGACCAAGGTCAAGATCGGCCTGGCCAAGGACTACGCGCGCGGAACCAGGACCGGGCACGGCACCCTGCTCGAGGACCCGGTGTTCGCCGCGCGGGTGGCCGAACTGGAGAACGAATTGCTCGCCCTGGAGCTGACCCAGCTGCGCGTGGTCTCCAATTCCGTGGACGGCAAGCCGAATCCGGCCTCCTCGGTGCTCAAGCTGCGCGGCTCGGAGCTGCAGCAGGCGGCCACCGAACTGCTGCTCGAGATCGCGGGCCCCGACGCGCTGCCGGTCGACGCCGACGGCATCGCCTCGCCCGGCTGGGCCCAGCACACCGGCCCCGGCTACCTGAACTACCGCAAGGTGACCATCTACGGAGGCTCGAGCGAGGTCCAGCGCTCGATCATTTCCTCCACGATCCTCGGATTGTGA
- a CDS encoding SMP-30/gluconolactonase/LRE family protein: MLSFRRCVAHVVVGAAVATTTSIGAAAVAGAEPVAACAQASQNVAIRSTVPLLDWSENFGIDEQGDLWVSRVMRGEVQRYDRAGRLTATVAVPAPGAVRLGPDGLLYVVTGNSPLAGSGGIVRFDPTEADPVPEPFATGFPQPNGAAFDDEGNLYVATGNGLHRLHRDGSEDMDWWAAVSVEGPNGVVIAGDSVYVTANFVADSGPVGRVLRLSRTNPAVATTIADLTSFGSLPDFVDDLVVRDGALYVTTLAGHLVRVDPSTGATCTILSTQPLTAVVADPADPAALLAGSEEGTVLRIRPAD, from the coding sequence ATGTTGTCGTTCCGTCGTTGCGTCGCCCACGTCGTCGTCGGCGCGGCCGTCGCGACCACCACCTCGATCGGCGCCGCCGCCGTGGCCGGCGCCGAACCCGTGGCGGCCTGTGCGCAGGCCAGTCAGAATGTCGCGATTCGGTCGACGGTGCCGCTGCTGGACTGGTCGGAGAACTTCGGCATCGATGAGCAAGGGGACCTGTGGGTTTCGCGCGTCATGCGCGGTGAGGTGCAGCGCTATGACCGGGCAGGCCGGTTGACCGCCACCGTCGCCGTGCCCGCCCCCGGCGCGGTTCGGCTCGGACCCGACGGGCTGCTGTACGTGGTCACCGGGAACTCGCCGCTGGCTGGTTCCGGTGGCATCGTCCGCTTCGATCCGACCGAGGCCGACCCCGTTCCCGAGCCCTTCGCCACCGGCTTCCCTCAGCCCAACGGCGCCGCGTTCGATGACGAGGGCAATCTCTACGTCGCCACCGGCAACGGCCTGCACCGCCTGCACCGTGACGGCAGCGAGGACATGGACTGGTGGGCCGCAGTGAGCGTCGAGGGTCCCAATGGTGTTGTCATCGCCGGTGATTCGGTCTACGTCACCGCGAACTTCGTCGCCGACAGCGGGCCGGTCGGCCGGGTGCTGCGCCTCTCGCGCACGAATCCGGCCGTGGCGACCACGATCGCCGACCTGACCTCCTTCGGCAGCCTCCCCGACTTCGTCGACGACCTGGTCGTCCGCGACGGCGCCCTCTACGTGACCACCCTCGCGGGACACCTCGTCCGCGTCGACCCCAGCACGGGCGCCACCTGCACGATCCTGTCCACCCAACCCCTCACGGCCGTGGTCGCCGACCCCGCCGACCCCGCGGCGTTGCTCGCCGGGTCCGAGGAAGGCACCGTCCTGCGCATCCGACCGGCAGACTGA
- a CDS encoding alpha/beta hydrolase — MPYFDSPRGRLHCRRWVVEGATAVLVLLPGTGQHSGHYHRFAGALRSAAIELWALDTSGQGLSEGDPDAPGTVRELVADARALLALVRAEAIAAPVLMGHSLGAVTALTVAVENPDELGGLVVCGTPCRALDSTPDLDLSVLAVHGIDDRRAPIDAIRLWTARHRSVDLREYADAGHDLLHEPVQHQVAADIAQWVLAAMR; from the coding sequence GTGCCTTACTTCGACAGTCCGCGTGGGCGACTGCACTGCCGCCGGTGGGTGGTCGAAGGGGCGACGGCGGTGTTGGTGTTGTTGCCGGGGACCGGGCAGCACAGTGGGCACTACCACCGGTTCGCGGGAGCGCTGCGGTCGGCGGCGATCGAGCTGTGGGCGTTGGATACCTCGGGGCAAGGCTTGAGTGAAGGAGATCCCGACGCGCCGGGGACGGTGCGCGAGCTCGTTGCCGACGCGCGGGCTCTGCTCGCGCTGGTCCGGGCCGAGGCCATCGCGGCGCCGGTGTTGATGGGTCATTCCCTCGGCGCGGTGACGGCGCTGACTGTCGCGGTGGAGAACCCCGATGAACTAGGCGGTCTCGTCGTCTGCGGCACCCCCTGCCGAGCGCTCGACAGCACGCCAGACCTCGATCTTTCGGTCCTGGCGGTGCACGGAATCGATGACCGGCGGGCGCCCATCGATGCGATCCGGCTATGGACAGCGCGCCACCGATCGGTAGATTTGCGCGAGTACGCCGACGCCGGACACGACCTGTTGCACGAACCGGTGCAGCATCAGGTGGCGGCCGATATCGCGCAGTGGGTACTGGCCGCGATGCGATGA
- a CDS encoding WXG100 family type VII secretion target: MRSISGRTDPDYVSVVEVFDNLSHAEIHRAVGQLDPAALASAGELFLTTSTGLGDSVDSAHSEIRAAIADGWRGTAAQRAADAVRDFEQAGRKIADVLTAVGVRLCQAGDAAESLRTAIAEPDGTQPDPVAALLDSGQAADNATIVREAENARLDAVQAMESIYAGAFLPTGSGVPSFPEIATATGTVTASAVSGAVSGTPSDATPGSPIQSATPSADDSGATVAAGFVPSTVGPDTASTTTGSGQPGSGNTTGTATSTASTATAPTAGAAARTGDPSRPAPGTPVTSAAGTSAAATPVGHVKPSTTDPRNRRDRTGPGAGSLSGAGSTAAASTTDTTSGTETVASATDAVADGRGAAGGEVAAGMGAGAMGGLMGGALAASDQTRQPGGPRKPAPEPEDEDEDDEFLRFLDEEPTYLEPADEVNALIGKLEPTSPPVLGEWTERE; the protein is encoded by the coding sequence ATGCGTAGCATTTCCGGCCGCACCGACCCCGATTACGTGTCTGTCGTCGAGGTCTTCGACAATCTCTCGCATGCCGAGATCCACCGGGCTGTCGGCCAACTCGATCCGGCCGCTCTGGCGAGCGCGGGCGAACTGTTCCTCACCACCTCCACCGGACTCGGCGACAGCGTGGACAGCGCGCACAGCGAGATCCGCGCCGCCATCGCCGACGGCTGGCGCGGTACGGCGGCTCAGCGGGCCGCCGACGCGGTGCGCGACTTCGAACAGGCCGGCCGCAAGATCGCGGATGTGCTCACCGCGGTGGGTGTTCGACTCTGCCAGGCCGGCGACGCCGCCGAATCGCTGCGCACCGCGATCGCCGAACCCGACGGCACCCAACCGGATCCGGTTGCCGCACTGCTCGACAGCGGGCAGGCCGCCGACAATGCCACGATCGTGCGAGAGGCCGAGAACGCCCGTCTCGACGCGGTCCAGGCGATGGAGTCGATCTACGCGGGCGCGTTCCTGCCGACCGGTTCGGGGGTGCCATCGTTTCCCGAGATCGCCACGGCAACAGGCACTGTCACCGCATCGGCGGTGTCCGGTGCGGTGAGTGGAACGCCGTCTGACGCGACACCCGGCAGTCCGATTCAGTCGGCTACGCCATCCGCGGACGACTCCGGCGCCACTGTCGCGGCCGGGTTCGTGCCCAGTACCGTCGGCCCCGACACCGCGTCGACAACAACGGGCAGCGGCCAACCAGGTAGTGGAAACACCACGGGGACAGCCACTTCGACGGCATCGACGGCGACAGCCCCGACGGCCGGGGCGGCGGCCCGTACCGGAGATCCGAGCCGTCCCGCGCCGGGCACTCCGGTGACCAGCGCCGCGGGCACCTCCGCCGCGGCAACCCCGGTCGGCCATGTCAAGCCCTCGACCACCGACCCACGCAATCGCCGTGACCGCACCGGGCCCGGTGCTGGTTCGCTCTCCGGCGCGGGCTCGACCGCTGCGGCGAGCACGACCGACACCACATCGGGCACCGAGACCGTGGCGAGTGCCACGGACGCGGTGGCCGACGGGCGCGGTGCCGCCGGTGGCGAGGTCGCCGCGGGCATGGGTGCCGGCGCGATGGGTGGGCTCATGGGCGGGGCGCTGGCCGCGAGCGATCAGACCCGCCAGCCGGGTGGTCCGCGCAAACCCGCGCCGGAGCCCGAGGACGAGGACGAGGACGACGAGTTCCTGCGATTCCTCGACGAGGAGCCGACCTATCTGGAGCCCGCCGACGAGGTGAACGCGCTGATCGGCAAGTTGGAGCCGACCAGTCCCCCGGTGCTCGGTGAATGGACCGAACGGGAGTGA
- a CDS encoding ESX secretion-associated protein EspG: MDRTGVNWHVSPDQFALAWARTDGDRIPYPLAVRASARDTLERAAQQPALDAWCATTLDADLSAALRVLAKPEIRVEVRGQAGGQVRMLGAVTGDVAVLAVQAPGTAEDRGGPVHVQVGSTKRFAAQVFTRMPAHPIGIGPALSAPAARVREDSRDLVTAPVAGPSEAARVRKLLQRPRCGIGQILVGAGADEAPTGVLSWIDVTDDGRYLVHAARHVDITPATPQSATDWLRRLLRNASGG; the protein is encoded by the coding sequence ATGGACCGAACGGGAGTGAACTGGCACGTCAGCCCGGACCAGTTCGCGCTGGCCTGGGCCCGCACCGACGGCGACCGGATCCCGTATCCGCTCGCCGTCCGTGCGTCCGCACGCGACACCCTCGAACGCGCCGCCCAGCAACCCGCGCTGGACGCGTGGTGTGCCACCACCCTCGACGCCGATCTGTCGGCGGCACTGCGGGTGCTGGCCAAACCCGAGATCCGGGTCGAGGTCCGCGGACAGGCCGGCGGTCAGGTCCGGATGCTCGGCGCCGTCACCGGTGACGTGGCCGTCCTCGCCGTGCAGGCACCCGGTACCGCCGAGGACCGGGGCGGCCCGGTCCACGTCCAGGTCGGCAGCACGAAACGGTTTGCCGCCCAGGTGTTCACGCGGATGCCCGCGCACCCGATCGGCATCGGCCCCGCGCTGTCCGCGCCGGCGGCCAGGGTGCGCGAGGACAGTCGCGATCTGGTGACCGCGCCGGTCGCCGGACCTTCCGAGGCCGCCCGCGTCCGAAAACTGCTGCAGCGTCCGCGCTGTGGCATCGGGCAGATCCTGGTCGGCGCGGGTGCCGACGAGGCGCCGACCGGGGTGCTGTCATGGATCGATGTCACCGACGACGGGCGCTACCTGGTGCACGCGGCACGCCACGTCGACATCACCCCCGCCACCCCCCAGTCCGCGACCGACTGGTTGCGCAGGCTGCTGCGCAACGCGAGTGGCGGCTAG